The Impatiens glandulifera chromosome 8, dImpGla2.1, whole genome shotgun sequence genome includes a window with the following:
- the LOC124911804 gene encoding ALA-interacting subunit 5-like, protein MEGAADSSPAKKLSKKPKYSRFTQQELPACKPILTPQWVIVIFISVGIIFIPIGVASLFASERVVEIVDRYDDNCVPPPHNKDMVSFIKSGVTNKTCTKTLTVLKNMKGPVYIYYQLDNFYQNHRRYVKSRSDKQLRSKKEEHDISNCSPEGKVIINGKEQVIVPCGLVAWSLFNDTYGFSLNNKALDVSKQGIAWDSDRNGKFGKDVYPKNFQVGSLIGGAKLNETVPLSNQLDLIVWMRSAALPTFRKLYGKIQVDLHANDVIRVVIQNNYNTYSFDGKKRLILSTTSWIGGKNDFLGIAYIVVGGLSLFLALVFLLLYIFNPRPLGDPAYLSWNKNTANASSSSSAAISRTN, encoded by the exons ATGGAAGGAGCAGCCGATTCTTCTCCAGCCAAGAAGCTTTCAAAGAAACCTAAAT ATTCAAGGTTTACACAACAAGAACTTCCCGCTTGCAAACCGATATTAACTCCTCAATGG GTTATTGTGATCTTCATCTCAGTAGGCATTATCTTCATTCCCATTGGGGTTGCATCTTTATTTGCATCAGAGCGT GTTGTGGAGATTGTGGATCGTTACGATGACAATTGTGTTCCTCCTCCTCATAACAAAGACATGGTTTCGTTTATTAAAAGCGGAGTAACTAACAAGACTTGCACTAAGACTCTAACA GTTCTCAAGAATATGAAAGGCCCAGTCTACATATACTATCAGCTCGACAACTTCTACCAAAACCATCGTCG atACGTAAAGAGTAGGAGCGACAAGCAGTTGAGAAGCAAGAAAGAAGAGCACGATATATCAAATTGTTCGCCCGAAGGAAAAGTCATCATCAATGGAAAGGAACAAGTAATAGTCCCATGTGGACTAGTCGCTTGGAGCTTGTTCAATGACACATACGGGTTCTCATTGAACAATAAAGCTTTGGATGTAAGCAAACAGGGAATAGCATGGGATAGTGATCGAAATGGTAAATTCGGAAAAGACGTGTACCCAAAGAATTTTCAGGTTGGCAGTCTCATCGGAGGTGCTAAGCTAAACGAAACCGTACCA CTGAGCAACCAATTGGATCTCATAGTTTGGATGAGATCAGCAGCACTGCCGACGTTTAGAAAACTGTATGGGAAAATACAAGTGGATTTGCATGCAAATGACGTTATAAGAGTTGTGAttcaaaacaactataatacaTATAGCTTTGACGGGAAGAAGAGGCTGATTCTTTCGACAACAAGTTGGATCGGCGGGAAGAACGATTTTCTAGGGATTGCTTATATTGTGGTTGGCGGGTTGTCTTTGTTCTTGGCATTGGTCTTCCTACTACTATACATCTTCAATCCAAG GCCTCTAGGAGATCCTGCTTACTTATCTTGGAATAAAAATACTGCAAATGCTTCATCTTCTAGTTCTGCTGCTATTAGTCGTACAAACTAG